In Hallerella succinigenes, the following are encoded in one genomic region:
- a CDS encoding MauE/DoxX family redox-associated membrane protein, which produces MKKHILSTILLLIATFLTAVCVAEVAFPESFLTFTDYESLIEKFPKIWKYNIHVGIASLIVSILLVIPAYLKDKEFTIKGLETLFRIGIGGMFIFASLFKIQDPKQFAVLVAQYQFLPDFVNNFFALVYPQFEFWFGLALIVTPFTKECSLAIFGMFVSFIIALIWALALDLGITCGCFELEGAQSKSETWTALIRDLILIGPTFWLTLRPNKSLIGLWRSK; this is translated from the coding sequence ATGAAAAAGCATATCCTCTCCACCATTTTATTGCTTATAGCCACATTCCTGACCGCAGTATGCGTCGCGGAAGTCGCCTTCCCGGAATCCTTCCTCACCTTTACCGATTATGAATCTTTAATCGAAAAGTTCCCGAAAATCTGGAAGTACAACATTCACGTAGGCATCGCTTCCCTGATCGTCTCCATTCTGCTTGTGATTCCCGCTTATTTGAAGGATAAGGAATTCACTATCAAAGGTCTTGAAACGCTGTTCCGCATCGGCATCGGCGGCATGTTCATCTTTGCAAGCCTTTTCAAGATCCAGGATCCGAAGCAGTTTGCCGTTCTCGTGGCACAGTACCAGTTCTTGCCGGATTTTGTGAACAACTTCTTTGCCCTGGTCTATCCGCAGTTTGAATTCTGGTTTGGCCTTGCACTCATCGTGACGCCGTTTACAAAGGAATGTTCCCTTGCGATTTTCGGCATGTTCGTAAGCTTTATCATCGCACTCATCTGGGCGCTTGCCCTGGACCTCGGCATCACCTGCGGATGCTTTGAACTGGAAGGGGCGCAGAGCAAGAGTGAAACATGGACAGCCCTTATCCGAGATCTGATTCTTATCGGTCCGACCTTCTGGCTCACGCTCCGTCCGAACAAGAGCCTGATCGGCCTCTGGCGTTCGAAGTAA